In the genome of Vicia villosa cultivar HV-30 ecotype Madison, WI linkage group LG7, Vvil1.0, whole genome shotgun sequence, one region contains:
- the LOC131618497 gene encoding 1-aminocyclopropane-1-carboxylate oxidase homolog 12-like: MSENKVMNTNLENIKEDHEHVYDRHKALKALDESKAGVKGLVDIGVSKVPKIFIHENIHEHDNKHTISTSTNLSIPLIDFGPLFTNPTSSSLRLEIVEKVKYASEKWGFFQVVNHGIPNNVLDDMLDGVLRFHEQESEMKKEFYSRDINTKKVNYNTNFFDLFVTPAVDWRDTLSCIVAPQPLDPQELPTVCRDIIMEYSEHVKKVGRILFELFSEALGLNSSYLEEIDCAKGLFLLCHYSPPCPEPELTFGSSAHSDSSFLTVLLQDQIGGLQVFHENQWVDVTPIHGSLVVNLGDMMQLITNDKFLSVKHRALATKIGPRVSVACFFRQHLPPENSKVYGPISDLLTLENPPVYKETSVKNLISHYYGKGLDGTSALDHVKL; the protein is encoded by the exons ATGAGTGAAAACAAAGTGATGAACacaaacctagaaaatatcaaaGAAGACCATGAACATGTTTATGATAGACACAAAGCATTGAAGGCACTTGATGAATCAAAAGCAGGTGTAAAGGGACTTGTAGACATTGGTGTATCCAAAGTCCCTAAAATATTCATCCATGAAAATATTCATGAACATGATAACAAACATACCATTTCCACTTCCACCAATCTTAGTATTCCACTCATAGATTTTGGACCTTTATTTACCAACCCAACAAGCTCAAGTTTACGTCTTGAGATTGTTGAGAAAGTAAAGTATGCAAGTGAGAAATGGGGGTTCTTTCAAGTGGTCAATCATGGGATTCCAAACAATGTTTTGGATGATATGCTTGATGGAGTGCTTAGGTTTCATGAACAAGAAAGTGAAATGAAGAAAGAGTTTTATTCTCGTGATATTAATACTAAAAAGGTAAATTATAATACtaatttttttgatttgtttgttACTCCAGCTGTTGATTGGAGAGATACTCTTTCTTGTATTGTGGCTCCTCAACCTCTTGATCCTCAAGAACTACCGACAGTTTGCAG AGATATAATAATGGAGTACTCTGAGCATGTTAAGAAAGTGGGAAGAATTCTATTTGAATTGTTTTCTGAAGCGTTAGGCCTCAATTCAAGTTATCTTGAGGAAATTGATTGTGCAAAAGGACTTTTTCTACTTTGCCATTATTCTCCACCTTGTCCTGAGCCAGAATTAACTTTTGGCAGCAGTGCTCATTCTGATAGTAGCTTCCTCACAGTTCTTTTACAAGATCAAATTGGTGGCCTCCAAGTTTTCCATGAAAATCAGTGGGTTGATGTCACACCGATTCATGGTTCTTTGGTCGTTAACCTAGGCGATATGATGCAG TTAATTACAAATGATAAGTTTCTTAGCGTTAAACACAGAGCTCTAGCAACAAAAATTGGTCCAAGAGTTTCAGTAGCATGCTTTTTCAGGCAGCATCTCCCACCAGAGAATTCAAAAGTATATGGACCTATAAGTGATTTATTGACACTAGAGAATCCTCCGGTTTACAAGGAAACATCCGTGAAAAACTTAATTTCACATTACTATGGAAAAGGGCTAGATGGTACTTCTGCACTAGATCACGTGAAGTTGTAA